In the Thermodesulfovibrionales bacterium genome, CAAGGAATTTGCGATTAAGGGAAATATGGTAGACATGGCTGTCGGAATCGTCATCGGTGCGGCTTTCGGCACGATAGTCACTTCGCTCGTAGCGGACATCGTCATGCCGCCCATCGGACTCCTTCTGGGAAACGTAGATTTCGGAAATCTTTTCGTGCTTCTCAGAGAAGGCAAGGTGCCCGGCCCTTATGGTTCCCTCTCGGCAGCCAAGGCAGCCGGCGCGGTAACGCTTAACATCGGAGTCTTTATCAACACGATCATCAGTTTTCTCATCATCGCCTTTTCCGTATTTCTTATCGTCCGCAATGTCAACAGGCTCAGGAGGCCGGAGGAGGCTCCGCCGGCTCAGCCGACAACGAAGGAATGCCCCTACTGTCTCTCAGCCGTCCCTCTGAAGGCGACCCGTTGCTCTCATTGTACGTCAGAGCTGAAACCGGCCGCCTAACCTGAGAGAACGGTTTCATCGATCAAGATCAGGGGGAAGTCGGGACCAGACGACGGAAGTTCAGCATATCGGATATTTTCCCCTGCTGAGATCATCACAGAATCTGCCGACGTCGGATAGTTCCCTCAAGATGATGTCGGAGATTTTCCGCGAGACATCTCCAAGTTTCATTTTCCCGTCGGTCAGTATCTGTGCCGAGGCTATCTGGGGATTGTCGATGCGGGTTCCGATTCTGCTGAGGAGGAGGATGTAAACCTCCTTCAAGCCTTCCACCTCTTCATAGACAGAGCGCGCCAACGAGTGTGCAAGAACGTTGTAAATCTTCCCGACGTGACTCACCGGATTCTTTCCGGCCGCAGCCTCCGTTCCCATCGGCCTGTTCATAGAGATGAGGCCGTTCACCCTGTTTCCCCGGCCGACCTGGCCTGAGTCGGCATCTTCCGCGGATGTTCCGAGAAGGGTCATATAGATGCCGCCAAGCCCTCTGCCCGGTTCATCGAGGGTGTTGAAATGGACTTCCATCTTTTGAAAGCCGTCATAGCTCCCGAGGAATTCCAGCATCGTTCGGCGGATGAGATTTTTTTTTGCGAAATACTCTCTCTCTGACCGGA is a window encoding:
- the mscL gene encoding large-conductance mechanosensitive channel protein MscL → MLREFKEFAIKGNMVDMAVGIVIGAAFGTIVTSLVADIVMPPIGLLLGNVDFGNLFVLLREGKVPGPYGSLSAAKAAGAVTLNIGVFINTIISFLIIAFSVFLIVRNVNRLRRPEEAPPAQPTTKECPYCLSAVPLKATRCSHCTSELKPAA